The proteins below come from a single Phycisphaerae bacterium genomic window:
- a CDS encoding TolC family protein: protein MMCRKNPWAYLTMLLAVAGCAAPPKDAAWPPRRPLGGDIAAYVPPQKPPADPTPPEFQEPTGVVDLRTAWSAALMRNPQLRAFSWEVRAAEARVLQASLPPNPDLEVEIEELRTSRGAGETSRKVTLGPEGFEVEQETEEGPGSGFGSAEYVIGLSQVIELGGKRPKRTAVAALERDLAGWDYETRRVSVLTEVAKAFVDVLAAQERVALTGKLVELSETLLTTVDERLRAGKETPLEQTKARVALATRRIEAEQADRRLNAARKRLAALWDGQTAEFEKVEAVFDRVRPIPAVEELADLIDQNPEIARWAAEMAHRQAQVELAKARRIGDLTVAGGIQHFAEEDDTAIVLGFSLPLPLFDRNQGGIAEAAFAAAKAAEERRAARVQVQAALTETYQELASALSQVTGLRESVLPAASEAFEAAAEGYRAGKFTYLDVLDAQRTYFEGQGQYIDALEAYHKAVADIEQLIGQSLASVGRRQETTTQETDHEQPK from the coding sequence ATGATGTGCAGAAAAAACCCGTGGGCGTATCTGACGATGCTGCTGGCGGTTGCCGGCTGCGCCGCTCCGCCGAAGGATGCGGCGTGGCCCCCGCGCCGGCCGCTGGGCGGCGACATCGCCGCCTACGTGCCGCCGCAGAAACCGCCGGCCGATCCGACGCCGCCGGAATTCCAGGAGCCAACCGGCGTGGTCGATCTGCGGACCGCCTGGTCGGCGGCGCTGATGCGGAACCCCCAGCTGCGAGCATTCTCGTGGGAGGTCCGGGCGGCTGAAGCGCGGGTCCTGCAGGCGAGCTTGCCGCCCAATCCCGACCTGGAAGTGGAGATCGAGGAACTGCGCACGTCGCGTGGGGCGGGAGAAACCAGCCGGAAGGTGACGCTCGGCCCCGAAGGCTTCGAGGTCGAGCAGGAGACCGAGGAGGGCCCCGGCAGCGGGTTCGGCAGCGCCGAGTACGTGATCGGCCTCTCGCAGGTCATCGAGCTGGGGGGCAAGCGCCCAAAGCGCACAGCGGTGGCTGCCCTGGAGCGGGACTTAGCGGGCTGGGACTATGAAACCAGACGGGTGAGCGTTCTGACCGAGGTGGCCAAGGCGTTCGTGGACGTGCTGGCCGCCCAGGAACGGGTGGCGTTGACCGGCAAGCTGGTCGAGCTCTCGGAAACGCTGCTGACTACGGTCGACGAGCGGCTCAGGGCGGGCAAGGAGACGCCGCTTGAGCAGACCAAGGCCAGGGTCGCCCTCGCGACCCGCCGGATCGAGGCCGAGCAGGCGGATCGCCGCCTCAACGCCGCCCGCAAGCGTCTGGCCGCCCTGTGGGACGGCCAAACCGCCGAATTTGAGAAGGTCGAGGCGGTATTTGATCGCGTTCGCCCCATCCCCGCCGTCGAGGAACTGGCGGACCTGATCGACCAGAATCCCGAAATCGCCCGCTGGGCGGCGGAGATGGCCCATCGCCAGGCCCAAGTGGAGTTGGCGAAGGCCCGCCGCATCGGCGACCTGACCGTCGCCGGGGGCATCCAGCACTTCGCCGAGGAGGACGACACGGCGATCGTCCTGGGCTTTTCGCTGCCGCTGCCGCTGTTCGATCGCAACCAGGGCGGGATCGCCGAGGCGGCGTTCGCGGCGGCCAAGGCGGCCGAAGAACGGCGGGCGGCCCGGGTCCAGGTCCAGGCCGCTCTGACCGAAACCTACCAGGAACTGGCCTCGGCGCTGTCGCAGGTAACGGGCCTGCGCGAGAGCGTGCTGCCGGCGGCCAGCGAGGCCTTCGAGGCGGCCGCCGAAGGCTACCGGGCGGGCAAGTTCACGTACCTGGACGTGCTGGACGCCCAGCGGACTTACTTCGAGGGCCAGGGCCAGTACATCGACGCCCTGGAGGCGTACCACAAGGCCGTCGCGGATATCGAGCAACTGATCGGTCAGTCCCTGGCCTCCGTGGGCCGCCGCCAGGAAACCACAACACAGGAGACGGATCATGAGCAGCCGAAATAG
- a CDS encoding efflux RND transporter periplasmic adaptor subunit, whose translation MSSRNRTIAIILTLAAVGVFVVVTATRAADTDHGEPTQEQETHIPAEHGAGCDHQEHDHGGETHADEPQAEHHEEHQDAEHTADREEHDHAADDQAEHEAEADHDDHEGHDHGERAALALTDEQIQEIGIQLDTVAAGTLEDRISAPGEVVVNADRLAHIVPPASGVVRQVLANTGDRVEEGQVLAWLDSRELGETKVAFLAKRQACELAATDLDRAQAIRDNTLKLLDLLETAPSLEALREMDGAEIGENRSLLISAYAEYVFARTAHDREKQLYEKKITSESDYLAAEGEFKKAEANYLATRDSVRFAAGRSLMEAQRTRRMAEFERKAAERTLHVLGLSEDRIAALTDLDEHDEALMRYPLRAPFDGTIIEKHISLGEVLKDDAEVFVVADMSTVWVDLRVYQRDLAEVGTGQSVVVSAGHGIPDAPSRLSYVGAVVDPTTRTTVARAVLDNPQGVWRPGLFVTGTIATRQTAASHVVAKDAVQTIEGRPCVFVQTEEGFEPQPVVLGRENDGWVEIAAGLKTGQRYVSRGAFDLKARIATSTMDSHAGHGH comes from the coding sequence ATGAGCAGCCGAAATAGAACCATCGCAATCATCCTGACATTGGCCGCCGTCGGGGTCTTCGTCGTGGTCACCGCCACGCGGGCCGCCGATACCGACCATGGCGAGCCGACACAGGAGCAGGAGACTCACATCCCCGCCGAACATGGTGCCGGATGCGATCACCAAGAGCATGACCACGGCGGCGAAACCCATGCCGACGAGCCGCAGGCCGAGCACCACGAGGAACACCAGGATGCGGAGCATACGGCCGATCGGGAGGAGCATGACCATGCCGCCGACGACCAGGCGGAGCACGAAGCCGAGGCGGATCATGACGATCACGAGGGCCACGACCACGGCGAGCGGGCCGCTCTGGCGCTGACCGACGAGCAGATCCAGGAGATCGGCATTCAGTTGGACACTGTAGCGGCCGGCACACTGGAGGACCGGATCAGCGCACCCGGGGAGGTGGTGGTCAACGCCGATCGTCTGGCCCACATCGTTCCGCCCGCTTCGGGGGTGGTCCGCCAGGTGCTGGCGAATACGGGCGACCGGGTCGAGGAAGGGCAGGTCCTGGCCTGGCTCGACAGCCGCGAACTGGGCGAGACGAAAGTGGCGTTTCTGGCCAAGCGGCAGGCCTGTGAACTGGCGGCGACCGATCTGGACCGCGCGCAGGCGATCCGGGACAACACGCTGAAGCTGCTTGACCTGCTGGAGACCGCGCCGTCACTGGAGGCACTGCGGGAGATGGACGGCGCGGAGATAGGCGAAAACCGCAGCCTGCTGATTTCCGCCTACGCCGAGTACGTCTTTGCCCGGACTGCCCATGACCGGGAAAAGCAGCTCTACGAGAAGAAAATCACCAGCGAGAGCGACTATCTGGCCGCCGAGGGCGAGTTCAAAAAGGCCGAGGCGAACTACCTGGCGACTCGCGACAGCGTCCGCTTCGCCGCTGGCCGATCGCTGATGGAGGCCCAGCGCACCCGCCGCATGGCCGAGTTCGAGCGCAAGGCGGCTGAGCGAACCCTGCACGTCCTGGGGCTCTCCGAGGACCGGATCGCCGCTCTGACGGACCTGGACGAGCACGACGAGGCCCTGATGCGTTACCCCCTGCGGGCCCCGTTTGACGGGACGATCATCGAGAAACACATTAGTCTGGGCGAGGTCCTCAAGGACGACGCCGAGGTCTTCGTGGTCGCCGACATGAGCACGGTATGGGTGGACCTGCGGGTCTACCAGCGGGATCTGGCGGAGGTCGGCACAGGTCAGTCGGTTGTCGTCTCGGCGGGACACGGCATCCCCGACGCGCCGAGTCGGCTGAGCTACGTGGGGGCCGTGGTGGACCCGACGACCCGCACCACGGTCGCCCGCGCGGTGCTGGACAACCCCCAGGGCGTCTGGCGGCCCGGCCTGTTCGTCACGGGCACAATCGCCACCCGACAGACCGCCGCCTCGCACGTGGTGGCCAAGGACGCCGTCCAGACCATCGAGGGCCGGCCGTGCGTGTTCGTCCAGACCGAAGAGGGCTTTGAGCCCCAGCCGGTGGTGTTGGGACGGGAAAACGACGGCTGGGTGGAGATCGCCGCCGGCCTGAAGACGGGCCAGCGCTACGTGAGTCGCGGAGCGTTTGACCTCAAGGCCAGGATCGCCACGAGCACCATGGACAGTCACGCCGGCCACGGCCATTAG
- a CDS encoding efflux RND transporter permease subunit: protein MDQKVVDISLRYRFLVVIGIVVVLGYGAYQYTRLPVDAFPDISPIMVPIFAEAHGMAPEEVERLIVFPIESAMNGLPGVTQIKSTSAFGMAVVYVYFDDATDMYFARQIVSERLNQALAQLPEMHELPSLGPISTGLGQIFIYYLTLEPGADTQGKDADTYLREINDWVVKYQLQTVPGVTDILSIGGHVLQYQVRIDPNALSRFSVGLEEIVEAIRRNNRNAGGQFMVLGHEEYLVRGVGLLQDLQDIREIHVKTDGGVPIRIGDLAEVRYGQEIRRGVVSRNGTQEVVSGMVLQLYGENTSKVIERLYEKVPEVQASLPKGVRLVPYYEQAELVEQATWTVKKALLEGAALVLIVLVLFLGNVRSAFIVALALPLCALISVIGMRWAGISANLMSLGGIAIGIGMLGDGTIVMVENIFRHLNADVGTSPRSKADVVLDAAREISRPVIFSIAIIVVVFLPIFTLEGVEGKMFSPMAFTLSFALLGSILVAVVAAPALCTYLLKAGRHREFALLRAITFAYRPMVGWAVRRRMLVLAAVAIAFVGSVLLLPYLGTEFVPTLEEGSILIGVTMAPSISLEKAVTTVQALERKAVAFDEVEQVVSRVGRPEAGSHPHPVNYAEIHLELKDPANWTAHQSKAELIQALSESLSTYPGVQLNFTQPIQNAFDELLSGIKAQVAIKLFGDDLEVLQTKATEIHNAIDNIPGLVDLAVEQSFGQPQVQIVADREACARYGVDVRNVLELVEIAIGGEVIDSIYLHTRRFGIHVRYQEPYRRDPQAIQDLLVRTDGGALIPLKQVADVRKVTGPIQINREQNHRRWVIQANVRGRDLGGVVAQIRQRIAEKVTLPSGYYVEYGGQFENQQRAMTRLSIIVPVAIALVFFMLCLTFGSIRNALLIIINVPLALIGGVMGLFLTGEYLSVPAAVGFIALFGIAVQNGVVLVSCINQLRGEGMGIDQAVLAGSLQRLRPVLMTALTTVLGLLPLLLAGGIGSEVQRPLATVVVFGLTSATFLTLFVIPAFYRWFAAGGENDS, encoded by the coding sequence ATGGACCAGAAGGTGGTGGACATCTCCCTGCGGTACCGGTTCCTGGTGGTGATCGGCATCGTCGTCGTGCTGGGCTACGGAGCCTACCAATACACCCGGTTGCCGGTCGACGCGTTCCCGGACATCTCGCCGATCATGGTGCCGATCTTCGCCGAGGCCCACGGCATGGCCCCCGAAGAGGTGGAGCGGCTGATCGTTTTCCCCATCGAGTCGGCGATGAACGGCCTGCCCGGAGTCACGCAGATCAAGTCGACTTCCGCGTTCGGCATGGCGGTGGTGTACGTCTACTTCGATGACGCCACCGACATGTACTTCGCCCGGCAGATCGTCTCGGAGCGGCTGAACCAGGCGCTGGCCCAGCTTCCCGAGATGCACGAGTTGCCCTCGCTGGGTCCGATCTCGACCGGGCTGGGGCAGATATTCATCTACTACCTGACGCTGGAGCCCGGTGCCGACACCCAGGGCAAGGACGCCGACACCTACCTGCGGGAGATCAACGACTGGGTGGTCAAGTACCAGTTGCAGACCGTCCCGGGAGTCACCGACATCCTGTCAATCGGCGGGCACGTCCTGCAGTACCAGGTCCGGATCGACCCGAACGCCCTGAGCCGGTTCAGTGTCGGTCTCGAGGAAATCGTAGAGGCGATCCGCCGGAACAACCGCAACGCCGGCGGCCAGTTCATGGTGCTGGGCCACGAGGAGTACCTGGTCCGCGGCGTCGGGCTGCTCCAGGACCTCCAGGACATCCGTGAGATCCACGTCAAGACCGACGGCGGGGTGCCGATCCGCATCGGCGACCTGGCCGAGGTCCGGTACGGGCAGGAGATCCGCCGGGGGGTGGTTTCCCGCAACGGCACGCAAGAGGTCGTCTCGGGGATGGTCCTGCAACTCTACGGCGAGAATACCTCCAAGGTGATCGAACGGTTGTATGAGAAAGTCCCGGAGGTCCAGGCGTCACTACCGAAGGGCGTTCGCCTCGTGCCGTACTACGAGCAGGCGGAACTGGTCGAGCAGGCGACCTGGACGGTCAAGAAGGCCCTGCTGGAAGGGGCGGCGCTGGTGCTGATCGTGCTGGTGCTGTTTCTGGGCAACGTGCGCAGCGCGTTCATCGTGGCGCTGGCCCTGCCGCTCTGCGCGCTGATCTCGGTGATCGGAATGCGGTGGGCGGGCATCTCAGCCAACCTGATGTCGCTGGGCGGCATCGCCATCGGCATCGGCATGCTGGGCGACGGGACCATCGTGATGGTCGAGAACATCTTCCGACACCTGAATGCCGATGTGGGAACCAGCCCGCGCAGCAAGGCGGACGTGGTGCTCGATGCGGCCCGCGAGATCAGCCGGCCGGTGATCTTCTCGATCGCCATCATCGTCGTGGTCTTCCTGCCGATCTTCACCCTGGAGGGAGTCGAGGGCAAGATGTTCTCGCCGATGGCATTCACCCTCTCGTTCGCATTGCTCGGCTCGATCCTGGTGGCGGTGGTGGCGGCCCCGGCCCTCTGCACGTACCTGCTGAAGGCGGGCCGGCACCGCGAGTTCGCGCTGCTCCGGGCGATCACGTTCGCCTACCGTCCGATGGTTGGCTGGGCGGTCCGCCGCAGGATGCTGGTCCTGGCCGCGGTGGCGATCGCCTTCGTCGGCAGCGTACTGCTGCTGCCTTACCTGGGCACCGAGTTCGTCCCGACGCTGGAGGAGGGCTCGATCCTGATCGGCGTGACGATGGCCCCCTCGATCTCACTGGAGAAAGCCGTGACCACCGTCCAGGCCCTGGAGCGCAAGGCCGTGGCCTTCGACGAGGTCGAGCAGGTCGTCTCGCGCGTCGGCCGGCCCGAGGCGGGCAGCCACCCGCACCCGGTCAATTACGCCGAGATCCACCTGGAACTCAAAGACCCGGCAAACTGGACCGCCCACCAGTCCAAGGCTGAACTTATCCAGGCCCTCAGCGAGTCGCTCTCAACATATCCGGGCGTCCAATTGAACTTCACCCAGCCGATCCAGAACGCCTTCGACGAGTTGCTCAGCGGGATCAAGGCCCAGGTGGCGATCAAGCTGTTCGGCGATGATCTGGAGGTGCTGCAAACCAAGGCCACCGAAATCCACAATGCCATCGACAATATCCCCGGCCTGGTCGACCTGGCGGTCGAGCAGAGCTTCGGCCAGCCCCAGGTGCAGATCGTCGCCGACCGCGAGGCCTGCGCCCGCTACGGCGTGGACGTCCGCAACGTGCTGGAGTTGGTCGAAATCGCCATCGGCGGTGAGGTGATCGACAGCATCTACCTGCACACCCGTCGGTTCGGCATCCACGTCCGCTACCAGGAGCCGTACCGCCGCGATCCGCAGGCGATCCAGGACCTGCTCGTGCGTACCGACGGCGGCGCCCTGATCCCCCTCAAGCAGGTCGCCGACGTGCGGAAGGTGACCGGGCCGATCCAGATCAACCGCGAACAGAACCACCGCCGGTGGGTCATCCAGGCCAACGTCCGCGGCCGCGACCTCGGAGGCGTGGTGGCCCAGATTCGCCAGCGGATCGCCGAGAAGGTCACGCTGCCCTCGGGATACTACGTCGAGTACGGCGGGCAGTTCGAGAACCAGCAGCGGGCGATGACCCGCCTGTCGATCATCGTGCCGGTCGCGATCGCGCTGGTGTTCTTTATGCTCTGCCTGACCTTCGGGTCGATCCGCAACGCCCTGCTGATCATCATCAACGTGCCGCTGGCCCTGATTGGCGGGGTGATGGGTCTGTTCCTGACCGGCGAGTACCTCTCGGTCCCAGCCGCGGTGGGCTTCATCGCTCTGTTCGGCATCGCGGTCCAGAACGGCGTCGTGCTGGTCAGTTGCATCAACCAGCTCCGCGGAGAAGGCATGGGCATCGACCAAGCCGTGCTCGCCGGCAGCCTCCAGCGGCTCCGCCCGGTCCTGATGACCGCCCTGACCACCGTGCTGGGTCTGCTGCCGCTGCTGCTGGCCGGCGGAATCGGCTCGGAGGTCCAGCGCCCACTGGCCACGGTGGTGGTCTTCGGCCTGACCTCGGCGACCTTCCTGACCCTGTTCGTCATCCCGGCGTTCTACCGCTGGTTCGCAGCCGGGGGAGAAAATGATTCGTGA
- a CDS encoding aminopeptidase — protein MADPRLVKLAKVLVSYSADVKPGNLVRISGSAVAEPLIVELYRQVVLAGAHPMVYMTPDELSEILYKHGNDEQLKYIAPMTWTMVEKIDRSIGIWGSENTKALSNCDPGRMAIKSAAMKPFKDRFFERAAKGQLKWVGTQCPCESSAQDAEMSLSEYEEFVYRAGLLDQDDPAAAWAKVAQRQQRLVDYLNGKKEMRITTPQGTDVRFGLEGRTWINCCGHENFPDGEVFTGPVEDSAEGVVVYSFPAWHNDREVQDIVLRFKAGKVADASATKHEEYLIKMLDQDEGACRLGELALGTNYSITRYTKNTLFDEKIGGTFHTAVGSGYPETGSKNQSGLHWDMVCDLREGGIVMVDGETISENGRFMNLEWPGN, from the coding sequence ATGGCGGACCCGCGATTGGTGAAGCTGGCGAAGGTGTTGGTGAGTTACTCGGCGGACGTTAAGCCGGGGAATCTGGTGCGGATCAGCGGATCGGCGGTGGCGGAGCCGTTGATCGTGGAGCTGTACCGTCAGGTGGTGCTGGCCGGGGCTCATCCGATGGTGTACATGACGCCGGACGAGCTGTCGGAGATACTCTACAAGCACGGCAACGACGAGCAGCTCAAGTATATCGCGCCGATGACGTGGACGATGGTGGAGAAGATCGACCGGTCGATCGGGATCTGGGGGAGCGAGAACACCAAGGCGCTGAGCAACTGCGATCCGGGGCGGATGGCGATCAAGTCGGCGGCGATGAAGCCGTTCAAGGACCGGTTTTTCGAGCGGGCGGCGAAGGGCCAGCTCAAGTGGGTGGGGACGCAGTGTCCGTGCGAGTCGAGCGCGCAGGACGCTGAGATGTCGCTGTCGGAGTATGAGGAGTTCGTGTATCGGGCGGGTCTGCTGGATCAGGACGATCCGGCGGCGGCGTGGGCCAAGGTGGCGCAGCGTCAGCAGCGGCTGGTGGACTATCTGAACGGCAAGAAGGAGATGCGGATCACGACGCCGCAGGGGACGGACGTGCGGTTCGGCCTGGAGGGACGGACGTGGATCAACTGCTGCGGGCATGAGAATTTTCCGGACGGCGAGGTGTTTACCGGGCCGGTCGAGGACAGCGCGGAAGGCGTGGTGGTGTACAGTTTTCCGGCGTGGCACAACGACCGCGAGGTGCAGGATATCGTTTTGCGGTTCAAGGCGGGCAAGGTGGCGGACGCGTCGGCGACGAAGCACGAGGAGTATCTGATCAAGATGCTCGACCAGGACGAAGGGGCGTGTCGGCTGGGCGAGTTGGCGCTGGGGACGAACTATTCGATCACGCGGTACACGAAGAACACGCTGTTCGACGAGAAGATCGGCGGGACGTTCCATACGGCGGTGGGTTCGGGGTATCCGGAGACGGGGTCGAAGAACCAGTCGGGGCTGCACTGGGACATGGTGTGCGATCTGCGCGAGGGCGGGATCGTGATGGTCGACGGCGAGACGATCAGCGAGAACGGGCGGTTCATGAACCTGGAGTGGCCGGGCAACTGA
- the ilvE gene encoding branched-chain-amino-acid transaminase → MGLQVYLDGRLVEKEDAKVSVFDHGLLYGDGVFEGIRSYNGKVFELEAHIRRLYDSAKGIRLTIPLAPPAMIEAIHATLKANNLRDAYIRLVVTRGAGYLGLSPTKTSNPQVIIITDQIEMYPPEVYDRGLEIITCTTIRNHPNALSARIKSLNYLNNILAKIEAMDAGVLEAIMLNHEGFVAECTGDNVFIVRDGRLETPPTAAGILEGVTRAVVMELGRARGIEVIEKNLTRYDLYIADECFLTGTAAEVIPVTKIDGRTIGQGSAGPITRDLIAAFHDRTRNHNG, encoded by the coding sequence ATGGGACTGCAGGTATATCTGGACGGGCGGCTGGTGGAGAAGGAAGACGCGAAGGTGAGCGTCTTCGACCACGGGCTGCTGTACGGCGACGGGGTTTTCGAGGGCATACGCAGCTACAACGGGAAGGTGTTCGAGCTGGAGGCGCACATCCGTCGGCTTTACGACTCGGCGAAGGGGATTCGGCTGACGATTCCGCTGGCGCCGCCGGCGATGATCGAGGCGATCCACGCGACGTTGAAGGCGAACAACCTTCGGGACGCGTACATCCGGCTGGTGGTGACTCGCGGTGCGGGATATCTGGGTCTTTCGCCGACGAAGACGTCGAATCCGCAGGTGATCATCATCACGGACCAGATCGAGATGTATCCGCCGGAGGTGTACGATCGCGGGCTGGAGATCATCACGTGCACGACGATTCGGAACCACCCGAATGCGCTATCGGCGCGGATCAAGTCGTTGAACTACCTGAACAACATTCTGGCGAAGATCGAGGCGATGGACGCGGGCGTTCTTGAGGCGATCATGCTGAACCACGAGGGTTTCGTGGCGGAGTGCACGGGCGACAACGTGTTCATCGTGCGTGACGGCCGGTTGGAGACCCCCCCCACCGCGGCGGGCATTCTGGAGGGCGTGACGCGGGCGGTGGTGATGGAGCTGGGCCGGGCCAGAGGGATCGAGGTGATCGAGAAGAACCTGACGCGGTACGATCTGTACATCGCGGACGAGTGCTTTTTGACGGGGACGGCGGCGGAGGTGATCCCGGTGACGAAGATCGACGGCCGGACGATCGGGCAGGGATCGGCGGGGCCGATTACGCGGGACCTGATCGCGGCGTTCCACGACCGCACGCGCAATCACAACGGCTGA
- a CDS encoding helix-hairpin-helix domain-containing protein, whose translation MPDHRDRAWRSYQLAFTAVLLLIILADVAIIAWRAACAPPPRTIASALAPQTLLLDPDTASPDALARVPGLSRRQIQAIIDYRQARLAQFPDRRCFTTLDDLDQVPHIGPKTLDKIKKHLHFPPPTEM comes from the coding sequence GTGCCCGACCACCGCGACCGCGCCTGGCGAAGCTACCAACTGGCCTTCACCGCCGTCCTGCTGCTGATCATCCTCGCCGACGTCGCCATCATCGCCTGGCGTGCCGCCTGCGCTCCGCCGCCGCGGACCATCGCCTCCGCCCTCGCGCCGCAAACGCTCCTGCTCGATCCCGACACCGCCTCCCCCGACGCCCTCGCCCGCGTTCCCGGCCTCAGTCGCCGACAAATCCAAGCCATTATCGACTACCGCCAAGCCCGCCTCGCTCAATTCCCCGATCGCCGATGCTTCACCACCCTTGACGACCTCGACCAGGTCCCTCACATCGGACCCAAAACCCTCGACAAGATCAAAAAACACCTCCACTTCCCGCCGCCAACTGAAATGTGA
- the rpiB gene encoding ribose 5-phosphate isomerase B — protein sequence MKIALGSDHRGYFAKEKLKPLLEQLGYEVSDFGTDSTKAFDYPDVAYPVAKAVAGRQADRAILLCGTGLGVSISANKVAGIRAALCHDELTAQMSRQHNDANVLCLPADLIGEALMRRIVEVWLETPFEGGRHSRRVQKIAEIERNNHTEQESCGCCGPIEETPPKEDVEPVKPVEIRRQGTAT from the coding sequence ATGAAGATTGCCCTGGGATCGGACCACCGCGGTTACTTTGCGAAAGAGAAGCTCAAGCCTCTGCTCGAGCAGCTCGGCTATGAAGTGTCGGACTTCGGGACGGACTCGACGAAGGCGTTCGACTATCCGGACGTGGCGTATCCGGTGGCGAAGGCGGTGGCGGGCCGTCAGGCGGACCGTGCGATTCTGCTTTGCGGGACGGGGCTGGGCGTGTCGATTTCGGCGAACAAGGTGGCGGGGATTCGCGCGGCGTTGTGCCATGACGAGTTGACGGCGCAGATGTCGCGTCAGCACAACGACGCGAACGTGCTCTGCCTTCCGGCGGACCTGATCGGCGAGGCGCTGATGCGTCGGATCGTGGAGGTCTGGTTGGAGACGCCGTTCGAGGGCGGGCGGCATTCGCGACGGGTTCAGAAGATCGCGGAGATCGAGCGGAACAACCACACGGAGCAGGAGTCGTGCGGCTGCTGCGGACCGATCGAAGAGACACCGCCGAAGGAAGACGTTGAGCCGGTCAAGCCGGTTGAGATTCGTCGGCAAGGCACTGCGACGTAG
- a CDS encoding threonylcarbamoyl-AMP synthase, giving the protein MTEQPTQNINRVEVATSGDEWVSRAAEILSRGGIVAFPTETVYGLAACPTVAGALDKLHAVKNRPSDKPYTVHLAHRRGMYEYVADPPWYAKVLARKGWPGPITLVVELTAAQDREARARFGHDYDKLFSDSAIGLRCPDHPAASKLLSAAGGPVVAPSANPSGEPPPTDADQVCRYFDSEQVDLVVDGGPTRFRGSSTVVRVDRSGFEVLREGVIGADAVAKMSRFNVLFVCTGNTCRSPMAEGLCQRILADELGVIPDELEGMGISVVSAGTMGMSGFPASPEAVEAMRGMGADISHHRSRPLVPELVNRADAVFAMTPDHVEFVSGLVPGARDRVELVEKDQGVSDPLGQPPAAYVACAQRLEDAIRDRLRELFR; this is encoded by the coding sequence ATGACAGAGCAGCCGACACAAAATATAAATCGCGTTGAAGTTGCGACGTCCGGCGATGAGTGGGTCTCGCGTGCGGCGGAGATTCTGAGCCGGGGCGGGATCGTGGCGTTTCCGACGGAGACGGTGTACGGTCTGGCGGCGTGCCCGACGGTGGCTGGGGCGTTGGATAAGCTGCACGCAGTGAAGAATCGGCCGAGTGATAAGCCGTATACGGTGCATCTGGCGCATCGGCGTGGCATGTACGAGTACGTGGCCGACCCGCCGTGGTACGCGAAGGTGCTGGCTCGCAAGGGGTGGCCGGGCCCGATCACGCTGGTGGTCGAGTTGACGGCGGCCCAGGACCGGGAGGCGAGGGCCAGATTCGGCCATGATTACGATAAGTTGTTTTCGGACAGTGCGATAGGATTACGTTGCCCGGACCATCCGGCGGCGTCGAAGCTCCTTTCGGCGGCCGGTGGGCCGGTGGTGGCCCCGTCGGCGAACCCGTCGGGCGAGCCGCCGCCGACGGATGCGGATCAGGTGTGCCGGTATTTCGACAGCGAGCAGGTCGATCTGGTGGTGGACGGCGGTCCGACGCGATTTCGTGGGTCATCGACGGTGGTGCGGGTGGATCGCAGCGGGTTTGAGGTGCTCCGGGAGGGCGTGATCGGGGCGGACGCGGTGGCGAAAATGTCCAGATTTAATGTACTATTTGTATGTACGGGCAATACGTGCCGGTCGCCGATGGCGGAGGGGCTGTGCCAGCGGATTCTGGCGGATGAGCTGGGCGTGATCCCGGATGAGCTGGAGGGGATGGGGATTTCGGTGGTCAGTGCGGGGACGATGGGGATGTCGGGTTTTCCGGCGAGTCCGGAGGCGGTGGAGGCGATGCGGGGGATGGGGGCGGACATTTCGCATCACCGGAGTCGGCCGCTTGTTCCGGAGCTGGTGAACCGGGCGGATGCGGTGTTCGCGATGACGCCGGACCACGTGGAATTCGTAAGCGGCCTTGTCCCGGGGGCTCGAGATAGAGTAGAATTGGTAGAGAAGGATCAAGGCGTCTCCGACCCGTTGGGTCAGCCGCCGGCGGCGTATGTGGCATGTGCCCAACGGCTTGAGGACGCGATCCGGGATCGCTTAAGGGAACTTTTCCGATGA